The region TTTATATCCTAAATCAAACATAGTATTAAGAAGTGCAATTCCAAATGGAGAAAAATCATTTACATAAACGACTGAACCTTCTTTGTCAAATTTAGATCGTGCACTTTTAAGAAAATCTAATTGGTAAAAAGAATTTTCCTGTACACCATTTATTTCTTTCATTTCTGATATTAATTGATTGTTCATTCTAACGTATAATGTTTCTTCTAAAGCACTTACTTTTTGCGGCATGAAAACTATACAAATCAAGAGTGTTAAAAAAACAAATCTGATCCCTGCCCCAAAAAGTAATTTAAACAATTTCATGAATAGTAATTAGCCCCCATCTTCATTTATAAATTTTTTTATAAATTCTTCGAGAGAAACATCTTGTTTAATGGCAAAATACTCTTTTCCATCAATAATTTTTTTTTCTTTTGAAATATGTTTTCTTAGATCATAATCTAAGTTGGAAAGAAATCTCATAAATATTTGTTTTTCTTTTTTTACTAATTCACAAATAAATTCTCCATTCTTCATTGTGACAATAAAAAAATCTAACTCATTTATTAAATCAAAATCATGCGTTGCGATTATAAAATTTTGTTCAGAATACCTTTTTTTAATTTCCTCAATAAAAACTTTTTTGTATTTAGCATCAAGACCATTTGTAGGTTCATCAAAGAGCATATACTTATCATGCATAAAAGTCGCAGCTAACAATACTCGTTTAGTTTCTCCATGAGATAATTTTCCAAAATTTTTATGTAATAAATGTTCGCAGTCAAACTTTTTTGAAAGTGCATTTTTATCTAAACTTTTTTGTTCTTTTTCAGTTAATTCGTTCATCAGATTAAAAAAGTCTTTTACATATATATCTTTAGCAACAAGAGCATCTTGAGGAAAAAAACCAATAGGTTTTTCATCTATGTTCACAACACCAGAATATTTTTTTATAATTCCTAATAAAATTTTTAGAAGCGTTGATTTTCCAGAACCATTATTTCCAACAATTAAATAATTAGTGCCCTGTTTAATTTCATAATTAATATTTTTTAAGACACTATTTTTGCCATACTTTTTTGAAAGATTAGAAATTTTTATCATAATTCCCTCCTATTAAAAATCCAAATGCCTAAAAAAACAAAAACTGTCGCAGTGACAAGCATAATCAAAGATTTAATCAAAACTGCTCCTAAACTTAATTCTAATATGTTAGGTGTAGATCCAAATATAAGAAAAGAAGAGAAAAAATCTAAACTTGAAAGCCACATCATAAAAACAAATCCGACAATAGTTAACAAGAGGTTCAGTTTTCTAGATTTAGTTATGACATCAAATATAAGATAAAACGCAACAATAGCAGACGAATAAAATAAAATAAAAATTGTTGATTTCAAAAGACCTAGTAAAAAATTCCCTGATAATCTATCAAATGAAAATCCTAACAAAATTAATATGACTAGAAATAAAGCTACAAAAATAGAAACAAGTTCAGAAAAATATTTGGCTAAAAAAATTTTCCATCTAGCAATCTTATTAGAAAGAAATCTAAAAAAACCTGCTTCATTATCTACAGATAAACTCCCATTTACAGCAAAAAGCAAAATAAAAGGAAGAAAAAATACTGATGCAAAATAAAAAATCACTATTCGTACATCGCCAACAGAATTCTCAATCAGATCATAAACATTTTTCTGATCAGTGACTAACTTAGATTGAACTGCTCCGGCAAGCAACATTAAAACAACAAAAAACAAAGTAAAAAAACCAAATGGTATTAGAAAACTTTTATTTTTCCACATCCTTTTAATGTCAAATTTTATTAAAATAAACAATTAATCACCTTTTACTAAAAATTTTAAACAAATAATAGCTCAAAGCTAAAAGTAAAACAACTATTATTGGCAGAATATAATTCAAAAAAGAAGAATCCTCTTTTTCATTAGGAGGAATAGTAACGCTCAAATTCTTTTTTTCTTCATCTTGGGAGGATTCCTTAATTAAGTTTTCGCAATTAATCTTTTCATTTTCTGTTAAACCTTCGCAAGCACTAACGTTTTTTGTAGTCTGAGCAAGAATCATCTTACATCTGATGTTGTTCCCGCAATCAGTTTCAGATTGTGCAAAAACAAATGCAGAAAACAAAATAACTAGTAATGACAACAACAAAACCGAGAAAACACTATTAATTTTCAACTTAATCCCACCCTAAAGACAAACGCGAAGTTTTAATACTTAAATCTTTCTATTTTGCTCTATTCTAATCAAAAACAATATAATACTTATGCAGATTCTAAATTACATGTCTCATTTTAAAATAACACACAAATCAGGAAATGCAAGAATAGGGGTATTAAAAACTAAGTCCGGAGAAATAGAAACTCCTTTTTTTATGCCAGTAGTTACAAAAGCGACAGGAAAATACATAACAACAGACGACTACAAAAATTTAGGCGTTGATTGCAAGGCACGAGCAGTAATTTGCAACAGTCTTTTATTAAGTTTAAGGCCCGGACTCTCCGTTATGCAAAAAACAGGAGGAATACATAAATTTATGAATTTTTCAGGAGTGGTTTTTACGGATTGTGGTGGTTTTCAAGCATCATCCTCTTTTTTTGAGCTAAAAAGCAAGAAAGGAATACATTTTAGAAGTCCTTATGATAAGAAAAAAATTATTCTAACTCCAAAACTTGCAATGAAGAATCAATGGGAAATAGACTCAGATGTAGCAATGATGCTTGATGATATGACGCCTTATGGCATAACTGAAAAAGAAGCAAGAATTGCAATGGAAAATACTCATAAGTGGGGATTGCAAAGTTTGGAAGAACATAAAAGATTACGTTTAGAAAGTAGCCTTTCAAATAGTGATAAAAGACAATTATTATTTGGAATAGCGCAAGGCAATTTTTATTCTGGTTTAAGAGAGGAAAGCGCAAAATTTCTCTCTCAATATGATTTTGACGGCTTTGCAATAGGAGGCGTAGCAATAGGAGAACCTTCAAAAGATATGTACGAAGCAGTAGAATCATCAATTCCATTTCTACCAGAAGACAAGCCAAGATATGTAATGGGCCTTGGTAGCCCAATAGACATTTTAGAAATGATAGGAAAAGGAGTGGATTGTTTTGATTCAATATATCCAACACAGAATGCTCGTCATAGCAGCATATTCACAAAAAACGGCAAGATATACTTAGATAAGGGAAGATACGCAGAAGCTTTTGAACCAATAGAAAAAGATTGCAAATGCCATACTTGTCAAAATTATACGAAAGCATACATACAACATTTAACGAAAATAGGAGAACCTGCAGCTCATAGGTTAAAAAGCATTCACAACCAATATTTCTTGCAAAAACTAATTGAAAAAGCAAAGCAAGCAATAAAAGAAGGCAAATATCAACTATTTTTAGAAAATTTCAAGAAAGAATTTACTCGATAACTTCTAAAAATTTGGAAATTACAAACTTTACCTTATACTCTTTTAGCTTTTTTATGAATATATTTTCAAATTCGGGAGGTAATTCTAGAACACTAGGAGCGATTATGGCTCCTCCGTATTTTTTTAACAGTCCATACTTATTGCCTCGGCCACTCAACAAATAATTAAATCTTATCTTCTCTTTTTTTTCTAGATGTTTCAGCTCATAAATTATTCTTATTTTAGGGCTTAGGTTAAACTTTTCAGCAAAATTATTTTGTGAAATAAGACTTTTACCATATACAAGAATTGCTTCTTTTGCAAAATTTCCTTTATCAAAAAAAGAATGCATATCAAAAGATTTTACATGTACTGCCAAATCAATTTTTTTCTCTATCTGAAATTTTATCTTTTGAGCTTCTTTTAATTGGTTATCTAAAGGAATATTGTTGAAAATCACAGCTATATCTATATCGTTAGGATTTGAGTTTTCGAATACCGATGAGCCAAACTGAACAATATCAAGAACTTCAGCATCATAGTTTAGTTTTAGTTTTTTTAGCCATAGTTTGTACATCTTTTTTTATTACCTCCGCTAAATCTTTACTCATAATTTGAACATAACTATCTTGATAAAATGGAAAGTCTTTGTCT is a window of Candidatus Woesearchaeota archaeon DNA encoding:
- a CDS encoding ABC transporter ATP-binding protein, which gives rise to MIKISNLSKKYGKNSVLKNINYEIKQGTNYLIVGNNGSGKSTLLKILLGIIKKYSGVVNIDEKPIGFFPQDALVAKDIYVKDFFNLMNELTEKEQKSLDKNALSKKFDCEHLLHKNFGKLSHGETKRVLLAATFMHDKYMLFDEPTNGLDAKYKKVFIEEIKKRYSEQNFIIATHDFDLINELDFFIVTMKNGEFICELVKKEKQIFMRFLSNLDYDLRKHISKEKKIIDGKEYFAIKQDVSLEEFIKKFINEDGG
- the tgt gene encoding tRNA guanosine(34) transglycosylase Tgt; its protein translation is MSHFKITHKSGNARIGVLKTKSGEIETPFFMPVVTKATGKYITTDDYKNLGVDCKARAVICNSLLLSLRPGLSVMQKTGGIHKFMNFSGVVFTDCGGFQASSSFFELKSKKGIHFRSPYDKKKIILTPKLAMKNQWEIDSDVAMMLDDMTPYGITEKEARIAMENTHKWGLQSLEEHKRLRLESSLSNSDKRQLLFGIAQGNFYSGLREESAKFLSQYDFDGFAIGGVAIGEPSKDMYEAVESSIPFLPEDKPRYVMGLGSPIDILEMIGKGVDCFDSIYPTQNARHSSIFTKNGKIYLDKGRYAEAFEPIEKDCKCHTCQNYTKAYIQHLTKIGEPAAHRLKSIHNQYFLQKLIEKAKQAIKEGKYQLFLENFKKEFTR